In Cyprinus carpio isolate SPL01 unplaced genomic scaffold, ASM1834038v1 S000006665, whole genome shotgun sequence, a single window of DNA contains:
- the LOC109112375 gene encoding C3a anaphylatoxin chemotactic receptor-like produces the protein MENYYVILKTQMRVSSQVFFYLTLILGVPGNAFVMYVAGLKMKRTVNTVGFLNLAIADLLCCLSTLYYITKSAFDQWPYGSLMCKIFSFIMLITMFASVFTLNLISLDRFTQVMTPVWAQNHRSLFIARLSCATAWILASVLSLPFMMLRETYTENNKTYCLHYQRNEDNFKLYGRLSIIRFVFGFLVPLICITTCYGFIARKLGRSHFHSGRAFRIMLAVIVTFFLCWLPYHIVHLTIMYGKKSSSLVAVALEVYPLSVSLAYFNSCLNPVLYVFMGQDFKSNVKLSLRRVFERVFSEEGTPISQTTHSKQMHSL, from the coding sequence ATGGagaattattatgttattttgaaaACTCAGATGAGAGTGAGTTCTCAGGTCTTCTTCTATCTGACCTTGATCCTCGGCGTTCCTGGAAATGCATTTGTCATGTATGTTGCTGGATTGAAGATGAAGAGGACTGTTAATACAGTAGGGTTTCTCAATCTAGCGATTGCTGACCTCTTGTGCTGCCTTTCCACTCTTTACTACATTACCAAGAGCGCTTTTGATCAATGGCCGTACGGATCCTTAATGTGCAAGATTTTTTCCTTCATTATGCTCATCACCATGTTTGCCAGCGTTTTCACCTTGAACTTGATTAGTCTGGATCGGTTTACTCAGGTGATGACACCGGTTTGGGCTCAGAATCATCGCAGCTTGTTCATCGCACGACTGTCCTGTGCAACAGCTTGGATTCTGGCTTCAGTTCTCAGTCTGCCTTTTATGATGTTAAGAGAGACTTacacagaaaataacaaaacatactgccTGCATTATCAACGTAATGAagacaattttaaattgtatggaAGGTTAAGCATCATCAGATTTGTGTTTGGCTTTTTGGTTCCTCTCATATGCATCACAACATGCTACGGATTCATCGCACGCAAGTTAGGCAGGAGTCATTTTCACTCTGGACGAGCGTTTCGCATCATGTTGGCTGTAATCGTGACCTTTTTTCTGTGCTGGCTGCCGTATCACATAGTGCATTTGACAATAATGTACGGAAAGAAATCCAGTTCCCTTGTGGCTGTGGCTTTGGAAGTTTATCCGTTGTCCGTGTCTTTGGCGTATTTCAACAGCTGCCTGAACCCCGTTCTGTATGTTTTCATGGGGCAGGATTTTAAGAGCAATGTTAAACTTTCTCTAAGAcgtgtttttgaaagagttttctcTGAGGAGGGAACACCAATATCACAGACCACCCATTCAAAGCAAATGCATTCACTGTAG